One window of the Daphnia pulex isolate KAP4 chromosome 8, ASM2113471v1 genome contains the following:
- the LOC124200290 gene encoding calphotin-like isoform X1, which produces MALPQNYRQNAMASPAPIPSTGSSHAMNHNHGMPVSFNILKERLRASGSQGMSKDASNQNPFVMNPHGHPQFNPQKLGTKFAVSGSNTLKPPKAPEKPLMPYMRYSRKVWDEVKAANQELKLWEIGKIIGQMWRDLPDGDKQEFVEEYETEKVEYERTLKAYHNSPAYQAYITAKSKAQQGADEKESASERGMSAKAAFNDRRIEIQPAEDEEDIDDGMSVKHVAHARYVRNHRLVHEIFSDVVVPDVRSVVTTARMQVLKRQVHSLTMHQKKLETELQQIEEKFDSKKRKFVESSSVFQDDLVRTCRKPIDEETFQSMVEQQTEIIKKERERERERQAELMREREAAAAVAALQAEKEAAIAAAAAAAAAAAAPPPSAPVEPMETEDSVVVKEEPKKEVVAPVAAPLTAKTEEPVVTPVVSQEPSSLAPVPMETEETKPTVPETFKVEEIRREEPLAAVNVPPPTPAIETPPVQTAPSVEVAPTTTVEPIPIAPPVIESAPVAEAAPIIQATPVVETTSVIQPTVAAAPVVEALPVVAPMPAESYVTHNPVTEAPPAIVSESLPVAPVVETPRQPTPPVPSTEQAPHHSFEAQPPPAPETPSVENVTAEQPPAVAAEIPAPAEPSPSVETPSIAAEQPVSAPSEPAVEEPSVKPELVAEKKEDEVPTISEPTPPEELPVPPATTTAQPEEEKPHPEVGQTPDPQALPPSTTEA; this is translated from the exons ATGGCGCTGCCACAGAATTATCGCCAAAACGCCATGGCCTCACCAGCTCCGATTCCAAGTACCGGTTCATCTC ATGCCATGAATCACAACCATGGAATGCCTGTATCATTTAACATTCTAAAAG AACGGTTAAGGGCATCTGGCTCCCAGGGAATGTCG aaAGATGCGAGCAACCAGAATCCTTTTGTCATGAATCCTCATGGACATCCCCAGTTCAACCCCCAAAAACTTGGGACCAAATTCGCAGTG AGTGGCAGCAACACCTTGAAACCGCCTAAAGCACCTGAGAAACCATTGATGCCCTACATGAGATATTCTCGTAAAGTTTGGGATGAAGTCAAGGCAGCCAATCAAGAGCTGAAGCTCTGGGAGATTGGTAAAATCATTGGCCAAATGTGGCGAGATCTGCCCGACGGCGACAAGCAAGAATTTGTCGAAGAGTACGAAACGGAAAAGGTCGAATACGAACGCACTCTAAAAGCCTACCACAATTCCCCAGCTTATCAG GCATACATCACTGCCAAGAGCAAAGCTCAACAGGGAGCAGATGAGAAGGAATCTGCCAGCGAACGAGGCATGTCGGCCAAAGCAGCTTTCAACGACAG acgCATTGAAATCCAACCGGCAGAGGATGAAGAAGACATTGACGACGGCATGTCAGTCAAGCACGTGGCCCACGCCCGCTACGTCCGAAATCACCGATTAGTGCACGAAATCTTCTCGGACGTGGTGGTGCCGGACGTTCGTTCGGTCGTCACCACAGCTCGCATGCAGGTGCTCAAGAGACAGGTGCACTCGTTGACGATGCACCAGAAAAAGTTGGAGACGGAATTGCAGCAGATCGAAGAGAAATTCGATTCCAAGAAGCGCAAATTTGTCGAATCGAGTTCCGTCTTCCAGGACGATCTGGTGCGCACGTGTCGCAAGCCCATCGACGAAGAGACTTTCCAGTCCATGGTCGAACAGCAGACGGAAATCATCAAGAAGGAACGTGAGAGGGAAAGAGAACGTCAAGCCGAACTGATGCGCGAA cgtgaagctgctgctgctgtcgctgCTTTGCAGGCTGAAAAGGAAGCAGCTATTGCCGCGGCCGCTGCGgcggcagctgctgctgccgctccaCCTCCGTCTGCTCCGGTGGAACCGATGGAAACGGAAGACTCGGTCGTCGTGAAAGAAGAGCCCAAGAAGGAAGTGGTGGCTCCAGTGGCTGCTCCTTTGACAGCCAAGACGGAAGAACCCGTTGTCACTCCGGTAGTGAGCCAGGAGCCGTCGTCACTTGCTCCTGTCCCGATGGAAACGGAAGAAACGAAGCCCACCGTCCCTGAGACTTTCAAAGTCGAAGAAATTAGACGTGAAGAGCCATTAGCTGCCGTTAATGTTCCTCCGCCAACCCCTGCGATTGAAACTCCACCAGTTCAAACTGCTCCTTCAGTTGAAGTCGCTCCTACGACTACAGTTGAGCCAATTCCCATTGCTCCTCCTGTAATTGAATCTGCTCCAGTGGCCGAGGCTGCTCCTATTATCCAAGCAACTCCGGTTGTCGAAACGACCTCAGTCATCCAACCGACTGTCGCAGCTGCTCCAGTTGTCGAGGCCCTTCCAGTTGTTGCACCAATGCCAGCCGAATCCTATGTGACCCACAATCCTGTGACTGAAGCTCCTCCAGCGATTGTATCTGAATCTTTGCCTGTCGCTCCGGTGGTAGAAACCCCTCGCCAACCAACTCCTCCTGTACCATCGACTGAACAGGCACCTCATCATTCGTTCGAAGCCCAGCCACCACCGGCTCCAGAGACCCCCTCAGTTGAAAACGTCACTGCTGAGCAACCTCCTGCAGTTGCAGCCGAAATTCCAGCACCCGCCGAACCATCTCCATCCGTTGAAACCCCTTCGATCGCAGCTGAGCAACCAGTCAGTGCTCCTAGCGAACCTGCAGTCGAAGAACCGTCTGTCAAACCAGAATTGGTGgcagagaagaaagaagacgaGGTGCCCACCATCTCAGAGCCTACTCCCCCGGAAGAACTACCCGTGCCACCAGCAACGACAACCGCACAACCAGAGGAAGAGAAGCCACATCCTGAAGTTGGTCAGACTCCAGATCCCCAAGCGCTTCCTCCCAGTACTACTGAAGCTTga
- the LOC124200290 gene encoding calphotin-like isoform X3 produces MALPQNYRQNAMASPAPIPSTGSSQRLRASGSQGMSKDASNQNPFVMNPHGHPQFNPQKLGTKFAVSGSNTLKPPKAPEKPLMPYMRYSRKVWDEVKAANQELKLWEIGKIIGQMWRDLPDGDKQEFVEEYETEKVEYERTLKAYHNSPAYQAYITAKSKAQQGADEKESASERGMSAKAAFNDRRIEIQPAEDEEDIDDGMSVKHVAHARYVRNHRLVHEIFSDVVVPDVRSVVTTARMQVLKRQVHSLTMHQKKLETELQQIEEKFDSKKRKFVESSSVFQDDLVRTCRKPIDEETFQSMVEQQTEIIKKERERERERQAELMREREAAAAVAALQAEKEAAIAAAAAAAAAAAAPPPSAPVEPMETEDSVVVKEEPKKEVVAPVAAPLTAKTEEPVVTPVVSQEPSSLAPVPMETEETKPTVPETFKVEEIRREEPLAAVNVPPPTPAIETPPVQTAPSVEVAPTTTVEPIPIAPPVIESAPVAEAAPIIQATPVVETTSVIQPTVAAAPVVEALPVVAPMPAESYVTHNPVTEAPPAIVSESLPVAPVVETPRQPTPPVPSTEQAPHHSFEAQPPPAPETPSVENVTAEQPPAVAAEIPAPAEPSPSVETPSIAAEQPVSAPSEPAVEEPSVKPELVAEKKEDEVPTISEPTPPEELPVPPATTTAQPEEEKPHPEVGQTPDPQALPPSTTEA; encoded by the exons ATGGCGCTGCCACAGAATTATCGCCAAAACGCCATGGCCTCACCAGCTCCGATTCCAAGTACCGGTTCATCTC AACGGTTAAGGGCATCTGGCTCCCAGGGAATGTCG aaAGATGCGAGCAACCAGAATCCTTTTGTCATGAATCCTCATGGACATCCCCAGTTCAACCCCCAAAAACTTGGGACCAAATTCGCAGTG AGTGGCAGCAACACCTTGAAACCGCCTAAAGCACCTGAGAAACCATTGATGCCCTACATGAGATATTCTCGTAAAGTTTGGGATGAAGTCAAGGCAGCCAATCAAGAGCTGAAGCTCTGGGAGATTGGTAAAATCATTGGCCAAATGTGGCGAGATCTGCCCGACGGCGACAAGCAAGAATTTGTCGAAGAGTACGAAACGGAAAAGGTCGAATACGAACGCACTCTAAAAGCCTACCACAATTCCCCAGCTTATCAG GCATACATCACTGCCAAGAGCAAAGCTCAACAGGGAGCAGATGAGAAGGAATCTGCCAGCGAACGAGGCATGTCGGCCAAAGCAGCTTTCAACGACAG acgCATTGAAATCCAACCGGCAGAGGATGAAGAAGACATTGACGACGGCATGTCAGTCAAGCACGTGGCCCACGCCCGCTACGTCCGAAATCACCGATTAGTGCACGAAATCTTCTCGGACGTGGTGGTGCCGGACGTTCGTTCGGTCGTCACCACAGCTCGCATGCAGGTGCTCAAGAGACAGGTGCACTCGTTGACGATGCACCAGAAAAAGTTGGAGACGGAATTGCAGCAGATCGAAGAGAAATTCGATTCCAAGAAGCGCAAATTTGTCGAATCGAGTTCCGTCTTCCAGGACGATCTGGTGCGCACGTGTCGCAAGCCCATCGACGAAGAGACTTTCCAGTCCATGGTCGAACAGCAGACGGAAATCATCAAGAAGGAACGTGAGAGGGAAAGAGAACGTCAAGCCGAACTGATGCGCGAA cgtgaagctgctgctgctgtcgctgCTTTGCAGGCTGAAAAGGAAGCAGCTATTGCCGCGGCCGCTGCGgcggcagctgctgctgccgctccaCCTCCGTCTGCTCCGGTGGAACCGATGGAAACGGAAGACTCGGTCGTCGTGAAAGAAGAGCCCAAGAAGGAAGTGGTGGCTCCAGTGGCTGCTCCTTTGACAGCCAAGACGGAAGAACCCGTTGTCACTCCGGTAGTGAGCCAGGAGCCGTCGTCACTTGCTCCTGTCCCGATGGAAACGGAAGAAACGAAGCCCACCGTCCCTGAGACTTTCAAAGTCGAAGAAATTAGACGTGAAGAGCCATTAGCTGCCGTTAATGTTCCTCCGCCAACCCCTGCGATTGAAACTCCACCAGTTCAAACTGCTCCTTCAGTTGAAGTCGCTCCTACGACTACAGTTGAGCCAATTCCCATTGCTCCTCCTGTAATTGAATCTGCTCCAGTGGCCGAGGCTGCTCCTATTATCCAAGCAACTCCGGTTGTCGAAACGACCTCAGTCATCCAACCGACTGTCGCAGCTGCTCCAGTTGTCGAGGCCCTTCCAGTTGTTGCACCAATGCCAGCCGAATCCTATGTGACCCACAATCCTGTGACTGAAGCTCCTCCAGCGATTGTATCTGAATCTTTGCCTGTCGCTCCGGTGGTAGAAACCCCTCGCCAACCAACTCCTCCTGTACCATCGACTGAACAGGCACCTCATCATTCGTTCGAAGCCCAGCCACCACCGGCTCCAGAGACCCCCTCAGTTGAAAACGTCACTGCTGAGCAACCTCCTGCAGTTGCAGCCGAAATTCCAGCACCCGCCGAACCATCTCCATCCGTTGAAACCCCTTCGATCGCAGCTGAGCAACCAGTCAGTGCTCCTAGCGAACCTGCAGTCGAAGAACCGTCTGTCAAACCAGAATTGGTGgcagagaagaaagaagacgaGGTGCCCACCATCTCAGAGCCTACTCCCCCGGAAGAACTACCCGTGCCACCAGCAACGACAACCGCACAACCAGAGGAAGAGAAGCCACATCCTGAAGTTGGTCAGACTCCAGATCCCCAAGCGCTTCCTCCCAGTACTACTGAAGCTTga
- the LOC124200290 gene encoding calphotin-like isoform X2 → MALPQNYRQNAMASPAPIPNAMNHNHGMPVSFNILKERLRASGSQGMSKDASNQNPFVMNPHGHPQFNPQKLGTKFAVSGSNTLKPPKAPEKPLMPYMRYSRKVWDEVKAANQELKLWEIGKIIGQMWRDLPDGDKQEFVEEYETEKVEYERTLKAYHNSPAYQAYITAKSKAQQGADEKESASERGMSAKAAFNDRRIEIQPAEDEEDIDDGMSVKHVAHARYVRNHRLVHEIFSDVVVPDVRSVVTTARMQVLKRQVHSLTMHQKKLETELQQIEEKFDSKKRKFVESSSVFQDDLVRTCRKPIDEETFQSMVEQQTEIIKKERERERERQAELMREREAAAAVAALQAEKEAAIAAAAAAAAAAAAPPPSAPVEPMETEDSVVVKEEPKKEVVAPVAAPLTAKTEEPVVTPVVSQEPSSLAPVPMETEETKPTVPETFKVEEIRREEPLAAVNVPPPTPAIETPPVQTAPSVEVAPTTTVEPIPIAPPVIESAPVAEAAPIIQATPVVETTSVIQPTVAAAPVVEALPVVAPMPAESYVTHNPVTEAPPAIVSESLPVAPVVETPRQPTPPVPSTEQAPHHSFEAQPPPAPETPSVENVTAEQPPAVAAEIPAPAEPSPSVETPSIAAEQPVSAPSEPAVEEPSVKPELVAEKKEDEVPTISEPTPPEELPVPPATTTAQPEEEKPHPEVGQTPDPQALPPSTTEA, encoded by the exons ATGGCGCTGCCACAGAATTATCGCCAAAACGCCATGGCCTCACCAGCTCCGATTCCAA ATGCCATGAATCACAACCATGGAATGCCTGTATCATTTAACATTCTAAAAG AACGGTTAAGGGCATCTGGCTCCCAGGGAATGTCG aaAGATGCGAGCAACCAGAATCCTTTTGTCATGAATCCTCATGGACATCCCCAGTTCAACCCCCAAAAACTTGGGACCAAATTCGCAGTG AGTGGCAGCAACACCTTGAAACCGCCTAAAGCACCTGAGAAACCATTGATGCCCTACATGAGATATTCTCGTAAAGTTTGGGATGAAGTCAAGGCAGCCAATCAAGAGCTGAAGCTCTGGGAGATTGGTAAAATCATTGGCCAAATGTGGCGAGATCTGCCCGACGGCGACAAGCAAGAATTTGTCGAAGAGTACGAAACGGAAAAGGTCGAATACGAACGCACTCTAAAAGCCTACCACAATTCCCCAGCTTATCAG GCATACATCACTGCCAAGAGCAAAGCTCAACAGGGAGCAGATGAGAAGGAATCTGCCAGCGAACGAGGCATGTCGGCCAAAGCAGCTTTCAACGACAG acgCATTGAAATCCAACCGGCAGAGGATGAAGAAGACATTGACGACGGCATGTCAGTCAAGCACGTGGCCCACGCCCGCTACGTCCGAAATCACCGATTAGTGCACGAAATCTTCTCGGACGTGGTGGTGCCGGACGTTCGTTCGGTCGTCACCACAGCTCGCATGCAGGTGCTCAAGAGACAGGTGCACTCGTTGACGATGCACCAGAAAAAGTTGGAGACGGAATTGCAGCAGATCGAAGAGAAATTCGATTCCAAGAAGCGCAAATTTGTCGAATCGAGTTCCGTCTTCCAGGACGATCTGGTGCGCACGTGTCGCAAGCCCATCGACGAAGAGACTTTCCAGTCCATGGTCGAACAGCAGACGGAAATCATCAAGAAGGAACGTGAGAGGGAAAGAGAACGTCAAGCCGAACTGATGCGCGAA cgtgaagctgctgctgctgtcgctgCTTTGCAGGCTGAAAAGGAAGCAGCTATTGCCGCGGCCGCTGCGgcggcagctgctgctgccgctccaCCTCCGTCTGCTCCGGTGGAACCGATGGAAACGGAAGACTCGGTCGTCGTGAAAGAAGAGCCCAAGAAGGAAGTGGTGGCTCCAGTGGCTGCTCCTTTGACAGCCAAGACGGAAGAACCCGTTGTCACTCCGGTAGTGAGCCAGGAGCCGTCGTCACTTGCTCCTGTCCCGATGGAAACGGAAGAAACGAAGCCCACCGTCCCTGAGACTTTCAAAGTCGAAGAAATTAGACGTGAAGAGCCATTAGCTGCCGTTAATGTTCCTCCGCCAACCCCTGCGATTGAAACTCCACCAGTTCAAACTGCTCCTTCAGTTGAAGTCGCTCCTACGACTACAGTTGAGCCAATTCCCATTGCTCCTCCTGTAATTGAATCTGCTCCAGTGGCCGAGGCTGCTCCTATTATCCAAGCAACTCCGGTTGTCGAAACGACCTCAGTCATCCAACCGACTGTCGCAGCTGCTCCAGTTGTCGAGGCCCTTCCAGTTGTTGCACCAATGCCAGCCGAATCCTATGTGACCCACAATCCTGTGACTGAAGCTCCTCCAGCGATTGTATCTGAATCTTTGCCTGTCGCTCCGGTGGTAGAAACCCCTCGCCAACCAACTCCTCCTGTACCATCGACTGAACAGGCACCTCATCATTCGTTCGAAGCCCAGCCACCACCGGCTCCAGAGACCCCCTCAGTTGAAAACGTCACTGCTGAGCAACCTCCTGCAGTTGCAGCCGAAATTCCAGCACCCGCCGAACCATCTCCATCCGTTGAAACCCCTTCGATCGCAGCTGAGCAACCAGTCAGTGCTCCTAGCGAACCTGCAGTCGAAGAACCGTCTGTCAAACCAGAATTGGTGgcagagaagaaagaagacgaGGTGCCCACCATCTCAGAGCCTACTCCCCCGGAAGAACTACCCGTGCCACCAGCAACGACAACCGCACAACCAGAGGAAGAGAAGCCACATCCTGAAGTTGGTCAGACTCCAGATCCCCAAGCGCTTCCTCCCAGTACTACTGAAGCTTga
- the LOC124200290 gene encoding calphotin-like isoform X4 — MALPQNYRQNAMASPAPIPKRLRASGSQGMSKDASNQNPFVMNPHGHPQFNPQKLGTKFAVSGSNTLKPPKAPEKPLMPYMRYSRKVWDEVKAANQELKLWEIGKIIGQMWRDLPDGDKQEFVEEYETEKVEYERTLKAYHNSPAYQAYITAKSKAQQGADEKESASERGMSAKAAFNDRRIEIQPAEDEEDIDDGMSVKHVAHARYVRNHRLVHEIFSDVVVPDVRSVVTTARMQVLKRQVHSLTMHQKKLETELQQIEEKFDSKKRKFVESSSVFQDDLVRTCRKPIDEETFQSMVEQQTEIIKKERERERERQAELMREREAAAAVAALQAEKEAAIAAAAAAAAAAAAPPPSAPVEPMETEDSVVVKEEPKKEVVAPVAAPLTAKTEEPVVTPVVSQEPSSLAPVPMETEETKPTVPETFKVEEIRREEPLAAVNVPPPTPAIETPPVQTAPSVEVAPTTTVEPIPIAPPVIESAPVAEAAPIIQATPVVETTSVIQPTVAAAPVVEALPVVAPMPAESYVTHNPVTEAPPAIVSESLPVAPVVETPRQPTPPVPSTEQAPHHSFEAQPPPAPETPSVENVTAEQPPAVAAEIPAPAEPSPSVETPSIAAEQPVSAPSEPAVEEPSVKPELVAEKKEDEVPTISEPTPPEELPVPPATTTAQPEEEKPHPEVGQTPDPQALPPSTTEA; from the exons ATGGCGCTGCCACAGAATTATCGCCAAAACGCCATGGCCTCACCAGCTCCGATTCCAA AACGGTTAAGGGCATCTGGCTCCCAGGGAATGTCG aaAGATGCGAGCAACCAGAATCCTTTTGTCATGAATCCTCATGGACATCCCCAGTTCAACCCCCAAAAACTTGGGACCAAATTCGCAGTG AGTGGCAGCAACACCTTGAAACCGCCTAAAGCACCTGAGAAACCATTGATGCCCTACATGAGATATTCTCGTAAAGTTTGGGATGAAGTCAAGGCAGCCAATCAAGAGCTGAAGCTCTGGGAGATTGGTAAAATCATTGGCCAAATGTGGCGAGATCTGCCCGACGGCGACAAGCAAGAATTTGTCGAAGAGTACGAAACGGAAAAGGTCGAATACGAACGCACTCTAAAAGCCTACCACAATTCCCCAGCTTATCAG GCATACATCACTGCCAAGAGCAAAGCTCAACAGGGAGCAGATGAGAAGGAATCTGCCAGCGAACGAGGCATGTCGGCCAAAGCAGCTTTCAACGACAG acgCATTGAAATCCAACCGGCAGAGGATGAAGAAGACATTGACGACGGCATGTCAGTCAAGCACGTGGCCCACGCCCGCTACGTCCGAAATCACCGATTAGTGCACGAAATCTTCTCGGACGTGGTGGTGCCGGACGTTCGTTCGGTCGTCACCACAGCTCGCATGCAGGTGCTCAAGAGACAGGTGCACTCGTTGACGATGCACCAGAAAAAGTTGGAGACGGAATTGCAGCAGATCGAAGAGAAATTCGATTCCAAGAAGCGCAAATTTGTCGAATCGAGTTCCGTCTTCCAGGACGATCTGGTGCGCACGTGTCGCAAGCCCATCGACGAAGAGACTTTCCAGTCCATGGTCGAACAGCAGACGGAAATCATCAAGAAGGAACGTGAGAGGGAAAGAGAACGTCAAGCCGAACTGATGCGCGAA cgtgaagctgctgctgctgtcgctgCTTTGCAGGCTGAAAAGGAAGCAGCTATTGCCGCGGCCGCTGCGgcggcagctgctgctgccgctccaCCTCCGTCTGCTCCGGTGGAACCGATGGAAACGGAAGACTCGGTCGTCGTGAAAGAAGAGCCCAAGAAGGAAGTGGTGGCTCCAGTGGCTGCTCCTTTGACAGCCAAGACGGAAGAACCCGTTGTCACTCCGGTAGTGAGCCAGGAGCCGTCGTCACTTGCTCCTGTCCCGATGGAAACGGAAGAAACGAAGCCCACCGTCCCTGAGACTTTCAAAGTCGAAGAAATTAGACGTGAAGAGCCATTAGCTGCCGTTAATGTTCCTCCGCCAACCCCTGCGATTGAAACTCCACCAGTTCAAACTGCTCCTTCAGTTGAAGTCGCTCCTACGACTACAGTTGAGCCAATTCCCATTGCTCCTCCTGTAATTGAATCTGCTCCAGTGGCCGAGGCTGCTCCTATTATCCAAGCAACTCCGGTTGTCGAAACGACCTCAGTCATCCAACCGACTGTCGCAGCTGCTCCAGTTGTCGAGGCCCTTCCAGTTGTTGCACCAATGCCAGCCGAATCCTATGTGACCCACAATCCTGTGACTGAAGCTCCTCCAGCGATTGTATCTGAATCTTTGCCTGTCGCTCCGGTGGTAGAAACCCCTCGCCAACCAACTCCTCCTGTACCATCGACTGAACAGGCACCTCATCATTCGTTCGAAGCCCAGCCACCACCGGCTCCAGAGACCCCCTCAGTTGAAAACGTCACTGCTGAGCAACCTCCTGCAGTTGCAGCCGAAATTCCAGCACCCGCCGAACCATCTCCATCCGTTGAAACCCCTTCGATCGCAGCTGAGCAACCAGTCAGTGCTCCTAGCGAACCTGCAGTCGAAGAACCGTCTGTCAAACCAGAATTGGTGgcagagaagaaagaagacgaGGTGCCCACCATCTCAGAGCCTACTCCCCCGGAAGAACTACCCGTGCCACCAGCAACGACAACCGCACAACCAGAGGAAGAGAAGCCACATCCTGAAGTTGGTCAGACTCCAGATCCCCAAGCGCTTCCTCCCAGTACTACTGAAGCTTga
- the LOC124200300 gene encoding beta-1,3-galactosyltransferase brn-like isoform X2 gives MEAQAEIHYITSQVDFSGNLLAEKDYYTEFSYPLDVDLQPLVKDLAVGNVPAVKPINTFNYTYLKLCADKCANNPKLLLVVKSALTHFDQRQAIRETWGDEMQFSTIVIRRVFLLGTGFDPEIQRKVDEEDEMFNDIVQADFVDDYHNNTLKTMSGFKWAVEHCSPVQFVAFSDDDMYISTKNLLRFVRNPSTYPEEEEQLPRIVQGIEHRERSLKQEIVLATQGEEFNQASNLNGNLKLYAGYVFHSPPQRHLPSKWFVSLEEYPYHLWPPYVTAGAYVVSREALLDLYYASFYTKYFRFDDIFLALVALKVNIEPVHCSDFYFWKKGYSLFGYQNVIASHGYGDPDELRSVWNEQKLAGYA, from the exons atGGAGGCTCAGGCGGAAATTCACTACATCACCAGTCAAGTCGATTTCTCTGGCAACTTGCTGGCTG AGAAAGATTACTACACAGAGTTTTCATACCCCCTGGACGTCGATCTTCAACCTCTGGTCAAGGATCTGGCCGTGGGAAATGTGCCAGCAGTCAAGCCTATTAATACGTTCAACTACACCTACCTGAAATTGTGTGCGGACAAGTGTGCCAACAACCCGAAACTTTTGCTTGTCGTCAAATCAGCCCTGACTCATTTTGATCAACGCCAAGCCATCAGAGAGACATGGGGTGATGAAATGCAATTCTCAACTATTGTGATCCGCCGTGTCTTCTTATTGGGCACCGGATTCGACCCTGAAATCCAAAGGAAAGTAGATGAAGAGGATGAGATGTTTAATGACATTGTGCAGGCCGATTTCGTAGATGATTATCACAACAACACGTTGAAGACCATGTCGGGATTCAAATGGGCGGTGGAACATTGTTCGCCTGTGCAGTTTGTGGCTTTCTCAGACGACGACATGTACATTTCCACCAAAAACCTGCTGCGATTCGTCCGCAATCCGTCGACTTacccggaagaagaagaacaactaCCTCGCATTGTTCAAGGTATCGAGCACAGGGAACGATCTCTCAAGCAGGAAATCGTGTTGGCTACCCAGGGAGAAGAGTTCAACCAAGCCAGTAATCTcaatggaaatttgaaattgtatgCAG GGTACGTTTTCCATTCTCCGCCGCAGCGACACCTGCCAAGCAAATGGTTTGTCTCATTAGAAGAGTACCCGTATCACTTGTGGCCGCCATATGTCACGGCCGGCGCTTATGTTGTATCTCGTGAAGCCTTATTGGACTTGTATTACGCCAGTTTCTACACCAAGTATTTCCGATTCGACGACATCTTCTTGGCACTCGTTGCGCTCAAAGTCAACATTGAACCTGTCCACTGTTCGGATTTCTACTTTTGGAAGAAGGGCTACTCACTGTTTGGCTACCAAAACGTCATCGCCTCTCACGGCTACGGCGATCCCGATGAACTTCGAAGTGTCTGGAATGAACAGAAACTTGCTGGTTACGCCTGA
- the LOC124200300 gene encoding beta-1,3-galactosyltransferase brn-like isoform X1, with the protein MNLFGKIWRLRRKFTTSPVKSISLATCWLVMIICSTVSLNYMGVFTHFLEKDYYTEFSYPLDVDLQPLVKDLAVGNVPAVKPINTFNYTYLKLCADKCANNPKLLLVVKSALTHFDQRQAIRETWGDEMQFSTIVIRRVFLLGTGFDPEIQRKVDEEDEMFNDIVQADFVDDYHNNTLKTMSGFKWAVEHCSPVQFVAFSDDDMYISTKNLLRFVRNPSTYPEEEEQLPRIVQGIEHRERSLKQEIVLATQGEEFNQASNLNGNLKLYAGYVFHSPPQRHLPSKWFVSLEEYPYHLWPPYVTAGAYVVSREALLDLYYASFYTKYFRFDDIFLALVALKVNIEPVHCSDFYFWKKGYSLFGYQNVIASHGYGDPDELRSVWNEQKLAGYA; encoded by the exons ATgaatttatttggaaaaatatGGAGGCTCAGGCGGAAATTCACTACATCACCAGTCAAGTCGATTTCTCTGGCAACTTGCTGGCTGGTCATGATTATCTGTTCAACAGTCAGCCTAAACTACATGGGTGTATTCACCCATTTCCTAGAGAAAGATTACTACACAGAGTTTTCATACCCCCTGGACGTCGATCTTCAACCTCTGGTCAAGGATCTGGCCGTGGGAAATGTGCCAGCAGTCAAGCCTATTAATACGTTCAACTACACCTACCTGAAATTGTGTGCGGACAAGTGTGCCAACAACCCGAAACTTTTGCTTGTCGTCAAATCAGCCCTGACTCATTTTGATCAACGCCAAGCCATCAGAGAGACATGGGGTGATGAAATGCAATTCTCAACTATTGTGATCCGCCGTGTCTTCTTATTGGGCACCGGATTCGACCCTGAAATCCAAAGGAAAGTAGATGAAGAGGATGAGATGTTTAATGACATTGTGCAGGCCGATTTCGTAGATGATTATCACAACAACACGTTGAAGACCATGTCGGGATTCAAATGGGCGGTGGAACATTGTTCGCCTGTGCAGTTTGTGGCTTTCTCAGACGACGACATGTACATTTCCACCAAAAACCTGCTGCGATTCGTCCGCAATCCGTCGACTTacccggaagaagaagaacaactaCCTCGCATTGTTCAAGGTATCGAGCACAGGGAACGATCTCTCAAGCAGGAAATCGTGTTGGCTACCCAGGGAGAAGAGTTCAACCAAGCCAGTAATCTcaatggaaatttgaaattgtatgCAG GGTACGTTTTCCATTCTCCGCCGCAGCGACACCTGCCAAGCAAATGGTTTGTCTCATTAGAAGAGTACCCGTATCACTTGTGGCCGCCATATGTCACGGCCGGCGCTTATGTTGTATCTCGTGAAGCCTTATTGGACTTGTATTACGCCAGTTTCTACACCAAGTATTTCCGATTCGACGACATCTTCTTGGCACTCGTTGCGCTCAAAGTCAACATTGAACCTGTCCACTGTTCGGATTTCTACTTTTGGAAGAAGGGCTACTCACTGTTTGGCTACCAAAACGTCATCGCCTCTCACGGCTACGGCGATCCCGATGAACTTCGAAGTGTCTGGAATGAACAGAAACTTGCTGGTTACGCCTGA